A stretch of Mycobacterium sp. ITM-2016-00316 DNA encodes these proteins:
- a CDS encoding ABC transporter permease: protein MTIARRHGALIQVGLPAWIYLPAALGALFVIAPLIAILLKIDWPRFIPLITSESSRAALALSLKTAGASTVVCVLIGVPMALVLARGQFRGQSVLRALVLLPLVLPPVVGGIALLYTFGRQGLLGEYLDLWGVRIAFSTTAVVLAQSFVSLPFLVVSLEGALRSAGTGYEHIAATLGARPTTVLRTVTLPLVLPGLLSGAVLAFARSLGEFGATLTFAGSLQGVTRTLPLEIYLQRESDADAAVALSLLLIVVAAAIVIASGTRRLAGPL from the coding sequence GTGACCATCGCCCGGCGCCACGGCGCACTGATTCAGGTGGGTCTACCGGCCTGGATCTACCTGCCCGCCGCGCTCGGCGCGCTGTTCGTGATCGCGCCGCTGATCGCGATCCTGTTGAAGATCGACTGGCCCCGCTTCATTCCGCTGATCACCTCCGAGTCATCGCGGGCGGCACTGGCGTTGAGCCTGAAGACTGCCGGCGCCAGTACGGTGGTCTGCGTGCTGATCGGTGTGCCGATGGCACTCGTGCTGGCCCGCGGGCAGTTTCGCGGCCAGTCCGTCCTGCGCGCCCTGGTGCTGCTGCCACTGGTGCTGCCGCCGGTGGTGGGCGGTATCGCGCTGCTGTACACCTTTGGCCGGCAGGGGCTGCTCGGCGAGTACCTCGATCTGTGGGGTGTCCGGATCGCCTTCTCCACCACGGCGGTGGTGCTGGCCCAGTCCTTCGTGTCGCTGCCGTTCTTGGTCGTCAGCCTCGAAGGCGCGCTGCGTTCGGCGGGCACCGGCTACGAGCACATCGCCGCCACGCTCGGCGCCCGGCCCACCACCGTGCTGCGCACGGTGACCCTGCCGCTGGTGCTGCCCGGTCTGCTCTCGGGCGCGGTGCTGGCGTTCGCCCGATCCCTCGGCGAGTTCGGGGCGACGCTGACGTTCGCCGGCTCACTGCAGGGCGTTACCCGGACGTTGCCGCTGGAGATCTACCTGCAGCGCGAGTCCGATGCCGACGCCGCGGTCGCGCTGTCGCTGCTGCTGATCGTGGTGGCCGCGGCCATCGTGATCGCCTCGGGCACCCGCCGGCTGGCGGGCCCGCTGTGA
- the modA gene encoding molybdate ABC transporter substrate-binding protein has protein sequence MKPLAAVLSVAALLTGCSPTASDAPSSAAVTVFAAASLKTSFTELGAGYEAENPGTTVTFNFAGSADLVAQLAQGAPADVFASADIDTMTKVSDEGLVAGSPANFAANTLTIVTPPGNPKGIATFADLAKPGTQVVVCAPQVPCGSATEKVERAAGVELSPVSEESAVTDVLGKITSGQADAGLVYVTDAAGAGDKVTAVAFPESAEAVNTYPIAVLKDAANPQAAQAFIDLVTGPAGQDVLTSAGFTAP, from the coding sequence GTGAAGCCGCTGGCCGCCGTGCTCAGCGTTGCGGCGCTGCTCACCGGATGCTCACCCACCGCCTCGGATGCGCCGTCGTCGGCCGCGGTCACCGTCTTCGCGGCGGCGTCGCTGAAGACGAGTTTCACCGAGCTCGGAGCCGGCTACGAGGCCGAGAACCCGGGAACCACGGTGACGTTCAACTTCGCCGGTTCCGCGGATCTGGTGGCACAGCTCGCCCAGGGCGCGCCGGCCGATGTGTTCGCCTCGGCCGACATCGACACCATGACCAAGGTCTCCGATGAGGGACTGGTCGCCGGTTCGCCGGCGAATTTCGCCGCCAACACGCTGACGATCGTCACCCCGCCCGGAAACCCCAAGGGCATCGCTACTTTCGCGGATCTGGCCAAGCCCGGCACCCAGGTGGTGGTGTGCGCGCCGCAGGTGCCGTGCGGGTCGGCCACCGAGAAGGTCGAGCGGGCCGCCGGTGTCGAACTGTCCCCGGTGAGCGAGGAATCCGCCGTCACCGACGTGCTGGGCAAGATCACGTCCGGGCAGGCCGATGCGGGGCTGGTGTATGTCACCGACGCCGCCGGCGCCGGGGACAAGGTGACCGCCGTCGCGTTCCCCGAATCCGCCGAGGCGGTGAACACCTACCCGATCGCCGTGCTGAAGGATGCCGCCAATCCGCAAGCAGCACAGGCTTTCATCGACCTCGTGACGGGGCCGGCCGGGCAGGACGTGCTCACGAGTGCGGGCTTCACCGCGCCGTGA
- a CDS encoding molybdopterin-binding protein, whose amino-acid sequence MPDIRIRDAAALLGVSDDTVRRWIDGGALASHKDDAGRKVIAGDVLAEFVREQASPPTDPTGASSSARNRLVGLVTKVTSDRVMSEVQMQCGPFTIVSLMSTASVEQLGLEPGALAVAVVKATTVIVETPAGAS is encoded by the coding sequence ATGCCGGACATCCGCATCAGGGATGCGGCCGCCCTGCTCGGGGTCAGCGATGACACCGTGCGCCGGTGGATCGACGGTGGAGCCTTGGCGTCTCACAAGGACGATGCGGGGCGCAAGGTCATCGCCGGTGATGTCCTGGCCGAATTCGTCCGTGAGCAGGCCTCCCCGCCGACCGACCCCACCGGCGCCAGTAGCTCGGCCCGCAACCGGCTCGTCGGCCTGGTCACCAAGGTGACCTCCGATCGGGTGATGAGCGAGGTTCAGATGCAATGCGGGCCGTTCACCATCGTCTCGCTGATGAGCACGGCCTCGGTCGAACAACTCGGCCTGGAGCCCGGGGCGCTGGCCGTCGCCGTGGTCAAGGCCACCACGGTCATCGTCGAAACCCCCGCAGGGGCCTCGTGA
- a CDS encoding TetR/AcrR family transcriptional regulator, which produces MPHVSILPTWQDRHVRTPASGRPRLEERKRPGKTARDEVLDAAAELFTTLGVAATSTRQIAEAVGIRQASLYHHFRTKNDILASLLSGTVVSSLKAAHQLRERSEPAVVLLHALSYLDCRLLWDSPWNLGILYLLPEVRDPQFDEFHRQRTELRNAYHDLSRRVLAELDPPAPDTLDVGVDGDVVFRLVETLPNLRVDGLGVPNQPERTADLAVHLLGWRGDWEALRAASRVVADEVR; this is translated from the coding sequence ATCCCGCACGTGTCGATCCTGCCCACCTGGCAGGATCGACACGTGCGCACCCCCGCGAGTGGCCGTCCCCGACTGGAGGAACGTAAACGGCCGGGCAAGACCGCCCGCGATGAAGTGCTCGATGCCGCCGCCGAGCTGTTCACCACCCTGGGGGTGGCCGCCACCTCGACCCGGCAGATCGCCGAGGCCGTCGGGATCCGCCAGGCCTCGCTGTATCACCACTTCCGCACCAAGAACGACATCCTGGCGTCGCTGCTCAGCGGGACAGTGGTGTCCTCACTGAAGGCCGCTCACCAGTTGCGCGAGCGGTCCGAACCCGCGGTGGTGCTGTTGCACGCGCTGAGCTACCTGGACTGTCGGCTGCTCTGGGACAGCCCGTGGAATCTGGGCATCCTGTATCTGCTGCCCGAGGTCCGCGATCCGCAGTTCGACGAATTCCACCGGCAGCGCACCGAATTGCGCAACGCCTATCACGACCTCTCGCGCCGTGTTCTCGCCGAGCTGGATCCACCGGCACCGGACACCCTCGACGTCGGAGTCGACGGCGATGTGGTGTTCCGGTTGGTCGAGACGCTGCCCAACCTGCGGGTCGACGGGCTCGGCGTGCCGAATCAGCCGGAGCGTACCGCCGATCTGGCCGTGCATCTGCTCGGCTGGCGGGGCGACTGGGAGGCGCTGCGCGCGGCGTCACGGGTGGTGGCCGACGAGGTGCGCTGA
- a CDS encoding sodium:solute symporter family transporter, whose product MIITGVAIFLLILTVSGVVSARRVRGDCSNYLVAGRALPAALVAAVLIAQPVDSNATIGNADLSAAFGFWAGAALPIGLALCLLLMGLFFAKRMRTADVVTLPEYFRNRFGRATEVASSYLTIASFIILLAGNLVAIGFLLERFVGVSYAYGILLTIPLALLYTITGGMFASVYTGVTCVIVNIIGVVSLVTWVGTTHGFSAPEGMGAGDLAQLTSSESGAVINWATIIALGLGNLVAIDLMQRVFSARTPRGAQNACFAAAAGILMLCIPLSFVALAAVSIVGDAAADGPILYTLLAQYAPVWLAIIVISGLLAATLTTVSGILLATAAVLVRNVLRIDAEAPVMTPRVLRATRWATLPMAVLAGVVALRVPQTGILLTLSFDLLLASLVVPFILGLYWSRGGAAAAGAAIVVGIGVRLTFFVLTPTIYGVDNTLFYVPNEWVTTAADGWSTLLAGAASLIAYVAVAAFTSRPVAPVAAAEPEDQPAPAVLTSAQS is encoded by the coding sequence ATGATCATCACCGGCGTTGCCATATTCCTGCTCATCCTCACCGTCAGCGGTGTGGTCTCCGCGCGACGGGTGCGCGGCGACTGTTCGAACTATCTGGTCGCGGGCCGTGCCCTGCCCGCCGCGCTGGTCGCCGCGGTCCTGATCGCGCAGCCCGTCGACTCCAACGCCACCATCGGCAATGCCGACCTGTCGGCGGCGTTCGGATTCTGGGCCGGCGCCGCACTGCCGATCGGTCTGGCCCTGTGCCTGCTGCTGATGGGGTTGTTCTTCGCCAAACGCATGCGGACCGCCGACGTCGTGACGCTGCCCGAGTACTTCCGCAACCGGTTCGGCCGGGCCACCGAGGTCGCGTCGTCCTACCTGACCATCGCCAGCTTCATCATCCTGCTGGCCGGCAACCTGGTGGCCATCGGCTTCCTGCTCGAACGGTTCGTCGGCGTCTCCTATGCCTACGGCATCCTGCTGACCATCCCACTTGCACTGCTATACACCATCACCGGTGGCATGTTCGCCAGCGTCTACACCGGCGTGACATGTGTGATCGTCAACATCATCGGGGTGGTGTCCCTGGTGACCTGGGTGGGCACCACGCACGGTTTCAGCGCGCCGGAGGGCATGGGCGCCGGTGATCTGGCGCAGCTCACTTCCAGCGAATCCGGTGCGGTCATCAACTGGGCCACCATCATCGCGCTCGGCCTGGGCAACCTGGTCGCCATCGATCTGATGCAGCGGGTGTTCTCCGCCCGCACTCCCCGCGGCGCCCAGAACGCCTGCTTCGCCGCGGCGGCGGGCATCCTGATGCTGTGCATCCCGCTGTCGTTCGTCGCGCTGGCCGCGGTGAGCATCGTCGGAGACGCGGCCGCGGACGGGCCCATCCTCTACACCCTGCTCGCCCAGTACGCCCCGGTGTGGCTGGCCATCATCGTCATCTCGGGTCTGCTCGCGGCCACCCTCACCACCGTCAGCGGCATCCTGCTCGCGACGGCGGCGGTGCTGGTGCGCAACGTGTTACGCATCGACGCGGAGGCGCCGGTGATGACACCGCGGGTGCTTCGGGCCACTCGGTGGGCGACGCTGCCGATGGCCGTCCTGGCGGGCGTGGTCGCGCTGCGGGTGCCGCAGACCGGCATTCTGCTGACACTGTCCTTCGACCTGCTGCTGGCCAGCCTGGTGGTGCCGTTCATCCTCGGGCTGTACTGGTCGCGTGGCGGCGCCGCCGCGGCCGGCGCGGCCATCGTGGTCGGGATCGGGGTGCGGCTGACGTTCTTCGTGCTGACCCCGACCATCTACGGCGTCGACAACACCCTGTTCTACGTGCCGAATGAGTGGGTGACGACGGCGGCCGACGGCTGGAGCACCCTGCTGGCCGGTGCCGCGTCGCTCATCGCCTACGTGGCGGTCGCCGCATTCACCTCGCGGCCCGTCGCGCCCGTGGCGGCGGCCGAACCGGAAGACCAGCCGGCACCGGCCGTGCTGACCTCGGCCCAGTCCTGA
- a CDS encoding isopenicillin N synthase family oxygenase, whose protein sequence is MNNDFTDIPVLDVSGLLDASGPGYRTAVDALGAAARHIGFAQIVGHGVDPALFEALLERTKAFFALPDADKQRVHIANSSNHRGYVPPGEEIFSAGTVDAKEAFDLSIDLPADDPRYLAGHPLLGPNQWPELPGFREAVTAWYDAVFALSRILLRAFAVALDEPADRFDRYVTAPPSQLRLIHYPYDPAAADRPGIGAHTDYECFTLLRPTAPGLEVLNAAGTWVDVPLIDGAFVLNIGDLLEIWTNGEYVATSHRVRKVAEERYSFPLFVNVDADTVVAPLDAFLGGDAGSARPTVVAGDHLFAQTAQSFRYLQDRVRRGEVTMPEGAQPLDSFGRDALLHR, encoded by the coding sequence GTGAACAACGACTTCACCGACATTCCGGTACTGGACGTCTCGGGGTTGCTCGACGCGTCCGGCCCCGGCTACCGCACCGCGGTCGATGCGCTCGGCGCTGCCGCCCGCCACATCGGTTTCGCCCAGATCGTGGGCCACGGCGTCGATCCCGCACTGTTCGAGGCCCTGCTGGAACGCACCAAGGCGTTCTTCGCGCTCCCCGACGCCGACAAACAGCGCGTGCACATCGCCAACTCCTCGAATCACCGCGGCTATGTGCCACCCGGGGAGGAGATCTTCTCGGCCGGCACGGTCGATGCCAAAGAGGCGTTCGACCTGTCCATCGATCTGCCCGCCGACGACCCCCGCTACCTGGCGGGTCACCCGCTGCTCGGCCCCAACCAGTGGCCCGAGCTGCCCGGCTTCAGAGAGGCCGTGACCGCCTGGTATGACGCGGTTTTCGCGCTGTCCCGGATCCTGCTGCGGGCCTTCGCGGTGGCGCTCGACGAGCCGGCCGACCGTTTCGACAGGTATGTCACCGCGCCGCCGTCCCAGCTGCGGCTCATCCACTACCCGTACGATCCGGCCGCCGCCGACCGTCCCGGGATCGGCGCACACACCGACTACGAGTGCTTCACCCTGCTGCGGCCCACCGCACCCGGACTGGAGGTGCTCAACGCCGCAGGCACCTGGGTCGACGTCCCGCTCATCGACGGTGCATTCGTGCTCAATATCGGTGATCTGCTGGAGATCTGGACCAACGGCGAGTACGTGGCGACCAGCCACCGGGTGCGCAAGGTCGCCGAGGAGCGCTACTCCTTCCCGTTGTTCGTCAACGTCGACGCCGACACCGTGGTCGCGCCACTGGACGCCTTCCTCGGCGGCGACGCGGGTTCGGCGAGGCCCACCGTGGTCGCCGGTGATCATCTGTTCGCCCAGACCGCCCAGAGCTTCCGCTATCTGCAGGACCGGGTACGCCGAGGGGAGGTGACGATGCCCGAGGGTGCCCAACCGCTGGACAGTTTCGGGCGAGATGCGTTGCTGCATCGGTAG
- the atzF gene encoding allophanate hydrolase: protein MSAVERVRAAYAAIAAAERPEIWITLRPLTDALADAEQVDASDAPLPLAGLVAAVKNNIDIAGIATTAACPGYADGPAADDATVVTRLRAAGAVIIGATNLDQFATGLVGTRSPHGAVRDSRRPEYISGGSSSGSAVAVALGLVDIALGTDTAGSGRVPAALQGIVGIKPTLGVVPTDGVVPACRSYDCVTVFARDIDTADTAMGVIAGGARLFPADAPLAAPPRTRVAVPRALPGLSPEWAQAFRAAADRLATNDIEIVEIDLDPFLEAARLLYDGGLVAERHEAVGAFVDAHRDDDDLDPTVAGIIAAAGAVPATRLLADRVRLDELTATAMAELGDCHALLIPTTTGHPTIAEVNADPVGVNSRMGTYTNFCNLMDLCAVAVPSGTDAQGTQFGVSVLARAGADALALDLARMVTLHSACVTLPGAASVPAPGTPWPARAGLDTTALLVVGAHLRGQPLAWQLDDRGARWCGPVRTAPQYRLARLDTDPPKPGLARVAPGDGASIYGELWLIGTAMLGDFLASLPAPMSLGRATLADGTEVVGFGCTAEAWDAGQDITHHGDWPGYLRRVGRGAEVTRSDLSHRNWRRLAMAVPGAVVDTTTEVQWLQAGELYIDLRTPADMVAITGRALDELTRADLLALCEQQAFAGHLEDDGAEWTWWREVDLHPADPLPDRGRLHLIDGILVETGIGRDYFEDWAAETPEVSGLELALHDDTGRPGLLLRVGAHFGYVRGRAAGIAPTPGVALRDAVAAADLESARALLDLEISLGTVEDDRWLISRSTLPFRVGDDLAPELGSGEITVAERDTAGTPVRRRWTVALDRSEPLLTL from the coding sequence ATGAGCGCCGTCGAACGGGTCCGTGCCGCCTACGCCGCCATCGCGGCGGCTGAGCGCCCCGAGATCTGGATCACCCTGCGGCCGTTGACCGATGCCCTGGCCGACGCCGAGCAGGTCGACGCCTCCGATGCGCCATTGCCGCTGGCGGGACTGGTCGCCGCGGTGAAGAACAACATCGACATCGCCGGCATCGCGACCACCGCCGCGTGCCCGGGCTATGCCGACGGTCCTGCCGCCGACGACGCCACGGTGGTCACCCGGCTGCGCGCGGCCGGCGCGGTCATCATCGGGGCGACCAACCTGGACCAGTTCGCCACCGGCCTGGTCGGCACCCGCAGCCCGCACGGCGCGGTGCGGGATTCCCGCCGACCCGAATACATCTCGGGTGGCTCCAGTTCGGGCTCCGCGGTGGCCGTCGCCCTGGGCCTGGTGGATATCGCGCTGGGCACCGATACCGCCGGATCCGGGCGGGTACCGGCCGCCCTGCAGGGCATCGTCGGGATCAAACCGACCCTCGGGGTGGTCCCGACCGACGGGGTGGTGCCCGCCTGCCGCTCGTATGACTGCGTGACGGTCTTCGCCCGCGATATCGACACCGCCGACACCGCCATGGGTGTGATCGCCGGCGGCGCACGGCTCTTCCCGGCCGACGCCCCGCTGGCCGCACCACCGCGGACCCGGGTCGCGGTGCCCCGCGCACTGCCCGGACTGTCCCCGGAGTGGGCGCAGGCATTCCGGGCCGCCGCGGACCGATTGGCCACCAACGATATCGAGATCGTCGAGATCGACCTGGACCCGTTCCTGGAGGCGGCCCGGCTGCTGTATGACGGCGGCCTCGTGGCCGAACGCCACGAGGCGGTCGGTGCGTTCGTGGACGCTCACCGAGACGACGACGACCTGGACCCGACGGTGGCGGGCATCATCGCCGCCGCCGGTGCGGTGCCGGCCACCCGCCTGCTGGCCGACAGGGTGCGCCTGGACGAGCTCACGGCGACCGCGATGGCCGAACTCGGCGACTGCCACGCCCTGCTGATCCCCACCACCACCGGGCACCCCACCATCGCCGAGGTGAACGCCGACCCCGTCGGGGTCAACTCCCGGATGGGTACCTACACCAACTTCTGCAACCTGATGGACCTGTGCGCGGTCGCGGTGCCGTCCGGAACCGATGCGCAGGGCACCCAATTCGGTGTCAGCGTCCTCGCCCGTGCCGGTGCCGACGCGCTCGCACTCGATCTGGCCCGGATGGTCACCCTGCACTCCGCGTGCGTGACACTGCCCGGCGCGGCATCGGTCCCCGCGCCGGGCACACCATGGCCGGCGCGGGCCGGCCTGGACACCACCGCCCTACTGGTGGTGGGTGCGCACCTGCGCGGTCAGCCGTTGGCATGGCAGCTCGACGACCGCGGGGCACGCTGGTGCGGCCCGGTCCGCACGGCACCGCAGTACCGGCTGGCCCGACTGGACACCGACCCGCCGAAACCCGGGCTGGCGCGCGTCGCCCCGGGTGACGGCGCCTCCATCTACGGCGAGCTCTGGCTCATCGGCACCGCGATGCTCGGTGATTTCCTGGCCTCGCTGCCCGCACCGATGTCGTTGGGCCGGGCGACGCTCGCCGACGGCACCGAGGTGGTCGGGTTCGGCTGCACCGCCGAGGCGTGGGATGCCGGGCAGGACATCACCCACCACGGTGACTGGCCCGGCTATCTGCGCCGCGTCGGTCGGGGCGCCGAGGTCACCCGCAGCGATCTCAGCCACCGCAATTGGCGGCGCCTGGCGATGGCGGTGCCCGGCGCCGTCGTCGACACCACCACCGAGGTGCAGTGGTTGCAGGCCGGTGAGCTCTACATCGACCTGCGGACCCCGGCCGACATGGTGGCCATCACCGGCCGCGCGCTCGACGAACTGACCCGCGCGGACCTGCTCGCGTTGTGCGAGCAGCAGGCCTTCGCCGGGCACCTGGAGGACGACGGCGCGGAATGGACGTGGTGGCGGGAGGTGGATCTGCACCCGGCCGATCCGTTGCCCGACCGCGGCCGGCTGCACCTGATCGATGGGATCCTCGTCGAAACCGGTATCGGCCGTGACTATTTCGAGGACTGGGCGGCCGAGACACCGGAGGTGAGTGGTCTGGAACTGGCGCTGCACGATGACACCGGCCGACCCGGGTTGTTGTTGCGGGTCGGTGCACACTTCGGCTACGTCCGGGGACGGGCCGCCGGCATCGCACCGACACCCGGTGTGGCGCTGCGGGATGCCGTGGCCGCCGCCGATCTGGAGTCGGCGCGCGCCCTGCTGGACCTGGAGATCTCGCTGGGCACCGTCGAGGACGATCGCTGGCTCATCAGTCGATCGACGCTGCCATTCCGGGTCGGTGACGATCTGGCACCTGAGCTCGGCTCCGGGGAGATCACCGTCGCCGAACGTGACACCGCAGGCACCCCAGTCCGACGCCGCTGGACCGTCGCTCTGGACCGCTCCGAACCTCTACTGACCCTTTAG